One window of the Gavia stellata isolate bGavSte3 chromosome 9, bGavSte3.hap2, whole genome shotgun sequence genome contains the following:
- the SLF2 gene encoding SMC5-SMC6 complex localization factor protein 2, protein MTRPLGVGVPSPGPPVTRSRRHFTPAAAAKETAQGFRNQTITEFFRPVLNQDLGHKDRTVLHSPDRGNVKDAGIGRSVLCAERFGKKISSPKKVRRKKMPDQTPNTSPVVDAFRRRIKEKDSVNILKNGRACKALDSLYPKVVIQKLLITAGSHSCFLAKKDKAVKSEQGRNEKCLGVTRAPLSCGNSWEQKTDCMDLEDTSSDSDKWVSSSEADTGKACARNNGAGNNTSLCQNPGLPMKLPCTPTDSEFRLSLEALCRERKRKKHRVKQSKPHPVKPFSGTSLSHQGNGCPLRKIPHSGSRETASDDPSQPQPKQVLKCEASSPNALRMSEMATGMRKSQSVPSHCLRFKTSPGRSKQIDFPGKRKRTAVSLDADGSNQSEIPSLNDPAFSRSSAKCKNSKSDFVKNILLKSTCGDVLQLMEAAALPRHDSTLPEEYLNSSDENEKNNCSSVGLSSSYSAHSPGKNNHVSAVDTKENQLQVANSRFFLEKSLPFSQEKSTVLPFLHHLTQTKGVESHLQNAGLSQVLDAKKEQDGKRPERRAPDKAYSIQSSNSFSKTDNTSDSRSVEGSGKPALSEETGKSVACSLSFKEGCMDSGCMSSQLSSELKVENTCTDKFKLNRKAKSSFDSEVESLECSLDDDDDDEEVFMPLQEILSSSPKPQAGTLEESCLDSFSQDTITPLLKLHLSKPPVVSQVSYVNSLEHLLKEKEESKRVDELEKRLQEDMQGRETDSSNGEDEEDASGDEDLSEEHRAFIKRFSVIAHAIPDYHPGEDIFDLSTSGKIFNQHNLDMRNFHFVPQNPIEKLLLSSGVTQQLSLAINGFVSSAYSCILCPIPILKWLFQMMSVHPDYCVSTQILDRLMEITLKNASISDEQSKPWIPSLADVSAVFVNMGVAFRSLFPLQHLQPNFNECDILSQMQETVSKQQTRGDLISASPAFSSLPENNLINVIKFLGFCTTVIQGGYTDQEILLLLLLLFKISLEKQLKQIPLIDFQCLFIKLLISVKDWDTKMPELCLAVSELSSHHHNLLWLVQLVPSWIIRGREVRRRLSLVIISKLLNKKHIEIPDDSDKQMSLLHQFLVYMKPSNLLKKMREGLEQQNADGDHLHTELEQEAYYLIYVLLHLVSEASFFDVVNSNQRQHLLKLCGALDKHIKCDIREDARLFYRTKVKDLVARIYGKWQDMIQTTRPTQGKLHDFWEPDS, encoded by the exons ATGACCCGGCCGCTTGGCGTGGGCGTGCCGTCGCCGGGCCCGCCCGTAACCAGGTCCCGACGCCATTTTACGCCGGCAGCCGCGGCCAAAGAGACGGCCCAAGGCTTCAG aaacCAGACCATTACAGAGTTCTTCAGACCAGTTTTAAACCAag aCCTTGGCCATAAAGACAGAACTGTGTTGCATTCACCAGACAGAGGAAATGTAAAAGATGCAGGAATCGGACGGTCAGTTTTATGCGCTGAAcgttttggaaagaaaatatcttcTCCAAAGAaggtcagaagaaaaaagatgccaGACCAAACACCAAACACAAGTCCTGTGGTAGATGCCTTTCGGAGAAGAATTAAGGAGAAGGACAgtgtaaacattttaaagaatggCAGAGCATGCAAGGCACTCGATTCATTGTACCCAAAAGTCGTGATTCAAAAACTCCTTATTACTGCAGGGTCTCACAGCTGTTTCTTGGCCAAAAAGGATAAAGCTGTCAAGTCAGAACAGGGAAGAAATGAGAAGTGTCTGGGTGTAACAAGAGCACCGTTGTCTTGTGGAAATAGTTGGGAACAGAAAACTGACTGTATGGATCTAGAAGACACTAGCTCAGATTCTGACAAATGGGTTTCGTCATCAGAAGCTGATACTGGAAAAGCCTGTGCTAGAAATAATGGCGCTGGGAACAACACATCTCTGTGCCAAAACCCAGGGCTTCCCATGAAATTGCCCTGCACTCCAACTGACTCTGAATTTAGGTTGTCACTGGAAGCTCTCTGTAGAGAAAGGAAGCGGAAGAAACATAGAGTGAAACAATCTAAGCCCCATCCTGTAAAGCCATTCTCAGGAACAAGTCTATCACATCAG GGAAATGGATgtcctttaagaaaaataccacATTCTGGTTCAAGGGAGACTGCCTCAG ATGACCCATCTCAACCACAGCCAAAGCAGGTTTTAAAATGTGAGGCATCTTCTCCAAATGCACTGAGAATGTCTGAGATGGCCACTGGTATGCGGAAGAGCCAGTCTGTTCCTTCACACTGCCTTAGATTTAAGACGTCTCCTGGGCGATCCAAACAAATAGACTTCCCTGGGAAAAGAAAACGCACTGCTGTGAGTTTGGATGCAGATGGTTCAAATCAATCTGAAATACCAAGTTTGAATGACCCTGCTTTTAGTAGGTCAtctgcaaaatgcaaaaatagcAAGTCTGACTTTGtaaaaaatatccttttgaagtctacttgtggtgatgttctGCAACTAATGGAGGCTGCTGCTCTACCTAGACATGATTCTACTCTTCCAGAGGAATACCTCAACTCAAGcgatgaaaatgagaaaaataactgttccTCTGTAGGTTTATCATCTTCATATTCTGCACACAGTCCTGGTAAAAATAACCACGTTTCTGCTGTGGATACCAAAGAGAATCAATTGCAGGTGGCTAACTCACGCTTTTTCTTGGAAAAgtcccttcctttttctcaggaaaaaagtaCTGTGTTGCCTTTTCTCCACCACTTAACACAAACAAAAGGTGTGGAATCTCATCTCCAGAATGCTGGCTTATCTCAGGTATTGGATGCTAAGAAGGAGCAAGATGGGAAAAGACCAGAAAGACGTGCACCTGATAAAGCTTACAGTATTCAATCCAGCAAcagtttttcaaaaacagaCAATACTTCTGACTCTCGTTCAGTGGAAGGTTCTGGGAAACCTGCACTCTCAGAAGAGACTGGTAAAAGTGTTGCCTGTTCGTTGTCCTTTAAAGAAGGGTGCATGGACAGCGGCTGTATGTCTTCACAACTCTCAAGCGAGTTAAAAGTTGAAAACACCTGTACAGACAAGTTCAAGTTgaatagaaaagcaaaaagcagctttgatAGTGAAGTTGAGAGTTTGGAATGCAGTctagatgatgatgatgatgatgaagaagtATTCATGCCACTGCAAGAAATTCTGTCTTCAAGTCCCAAGCCACAGGCAGGCACCCTGGAAGAATCCTGTCTTGACAGTTTTTCTCAGGACACCATTACTCCATTACTGAAGCTTCAT CTTTCTAAGCCTCCTGTTGTTAGCCAGGTGTCATATGTGAACAGCTTAGAACATCTcttgaaggagaaggaagaatctaaaag GGTAGACGAACTAGAAAAGCGGTTACAGGAAGACATGCAAGGAAGGGAAACTGATTCTTCAAATGGAGAAGATGAGGAGGATGCCAGTGGAGATGAAGATCTCTCAGAAGAGCACAG GGCATTTATAAAGAGATTTTCAGTAATAGCTCATGCCATACCTGACTACCACCCTGGAGAAGATATATTTGATTTATCAACCTCTGGGAAAATCTTCAATCAACATAACCTTGACATGAGGAATTTTCATTTCGTTCCTCAAAATCCTATAGAAAAGCTCCTTCTTAG TTCTGGTGTaacacagcagctttctttAGCTATTAATGGTTTTGTAAGTTCTGCTTACAGTTGTATCTTGTGTCCCATACCAATTCTAAAGTGGCTTTTTCAG ATGATGTCTGTTCATCCTGACTATTGTGTTTCCACCCAGATTTTAGACAGATTGATGGAGATAACACTAAAAAATG CTTCCATCAGTGATGAACAGTCTAAACCATGGATTCCTTCACTAGCTGATGTGTCAGCTGTTTTTGTCAATATGGGTGTTGCGTTTAGATCTCTCTTTCCATTGCAGCATCTTCAGCCCAACTTTAACGAATGTGATATTTT AAGTCAGATGCAAGAAACAGTGAGTAAACAGCAGACGAGAGGAGACCTAATCTCTGCCAGTCCAGCTTTCTCCAGTCTAccagaaaacaatttaattaaTGTGATTAAG tttctaGGTTTCTGTACAACAGTTATTCAAGGTGGATATACTGATCAAGAaatactgctgctgcttctattgctatttaaaataagCTTGGAGAAACAGTTAAAGCAAATTCCTTTGATAGATTTTCAGTGCCTTTTCATAAAGCTTCTGATAAGTGTAAAAGACTGGGATACAAAG ATGCCTGAGCTCTGCCTGGCAGTGAGTGAACTCTCCAGTCATCACCATAATCTCCTGTGGCTAGTTCAGCTGGTGCCTAGCTGGATAATACGTGGACG GGAAGTGAGAAGACGTCTTAGCCTAGTGATAATTTCAAAGCTCCTTAATAAAAAGCATATAGAAATACCTGATGACAGTGACAAGCAG ATGTCTCTTTTGCATCAGTTTCTGGTGTACATGAAACCTTCTAATCTACTAAAGAAGATGAGAGAAGGACTGGAGCAGCAGAATGCTGATGGAGACCATCTTCATACAGAACTAGAACAGGAG GCATACTACCTAATCTATGTCCTCCTTCATCTAGTCAGTGAAGCTAGTTTCTTTGATGTTGTAAATTCTAATCAAAGG CAACACTTACTGAAGCTTTGTGGTGCCTTAGATAAACACATAAAATGTGATATTAGGGAAGATGCAAGGCTGTTTTATCGAACTAAG GTAAAAGACTTAGTTGCTAGGATATATGGCAAATGGCAAGATATGATACAAACCACTCGGCCTACTCAG